The Methanobacterium sp. BAmetb5 genome includes a region encoding these proteins:
- a CDS encoding M42 family metallopeptidase, translating to MKQLLEKLSNASGVSGFEDNVRNLMMEELKGFVDELDVDNMGNLIAIKKGKPDGKKVMLAAHMDEIGLIVRYIDKNGFIKFSKLGGINDQMLLNQEVYIHSNGEKILGVIGSKPPHRMKAAEKKKPVEYENMFIDIGASSKEDAEEMINVGDPITIKQKFAELKNDLVMGNAMDNRVGCAILLEVMKRARSDATICGVGTVQEEVGLKGARTAAFRINPDMALALDVTISGDHPGMKEEEAPAKAGKGPCIILTDASGRGIITHPQVKELLIQVAEEEEIPYQIEVSEGGTTDATAIHLTREGIPTGVISPPSRYIHTPVSVVNIKDVENAVKLILAVLNRL from the coding sequence ATGAAACAGTTACTGGAAAAACTATCCAATGCATCCGGAGTATCTGGATTTGAAGACAATGTTCGCAACTTAATGATGGAAGAGTTAAAAGGATTTGTGGATGAGTTAGACGTGGACAATATGGGTAACCTCATCGCCATCAAGAAAGGAAAACCAGATGGTAAAAAGGTAATGTTAGCCGCCCATATGGATGAAATCGGCCTTATAGTAAGGTATATAGATAAAAATGGATTCATCAAGTTCTCCAAACTGGGAGGAATCAACGATCAGATGCTTCTTAACCAGGAAGTGTACATCCACAGTAATGGTGAAAAGATACTGGGTGTGATTGGAAGTAAACCTCCACACCGGATGAAGGCCGCTGAAAAGAAGAAACCAGTAGAATACGAGAACATGTTCATTGATATCGGTGCTTCCAGTAAGGAAGATGCCGAGGAAATGATCAATGTAGGAGACCCCATCACCATTAAACAGAAATTTGCTGAACTTAAAAATGATCTGGTAATGGGAAATGCCATGGATAACCGTGTTGGCTGTGCTATTCTCCTGGAAGTCATGAAAAGAGCCCGGAGCGACGCCACTATCTGCGGAGTAGGAACTGTGCAGGAGGAAGTGGGCCTCAAAGGAGCTAGAACTGCTGCTTTCCGTATCAATCCGGATATGGCTCTGGCCCTGGATGTGACTATCTCTGGTGACCATCCCGGTATGAAGGAAGAAGAAGCCCCAGCCAAAGCAGGTAAAGGACCATGTATCATACTCACCGATGCCAGTGGAAGGGGAATTATCACTCACCCCCAGGTTAAGGAACTGTTGATTCAGGTTGCCGAGGAAGAGGAAATACCATACCAGATAGAGGTCAGTGAAGGAGGAACCACCGATGCCACTGCCATTCACCTCACCAGAGAAGGTATTCCCACGGGAGTAATTTCACCACCATCACGATACATCCACACCCCAGTGAGTGTGGTAAATATCAAGGATGTGGAAAACGCAGTAAAACTTATATTAGCAGTGCTTAACCGACTTTAA